A genomic segment from Pyxidicoccus trucidator encodes:
- a CDS encoding GAF domain-containing protein, with protein sequence MSANTPSYQSWLESFAAEHGAAAGTIHVQRGADLELVAALNIPPPVLNAVRLVPHGKGMAGLAQVRKAPVQTCNLKEDDTGRIKPGAKAVDARAAVALPVLDGAGQVRAVVGIAFLTEGALPAEREQALMTAAARLPLTDA encoded by the coding sequence ATGAGCGCGAATACCCCTTCGTATCAGTCGTGGCTGGAGTCCTTCGCCGCCGAGCACGGCGCCGCCGCCGGCACCATCCACGTGCAGCGTGGAGCGGACCTGGAGCTGGTCGCGGCCCTCAACATCCCACCGCCCGTGCTGAACGCCGTCCGTCTCGTCCCGCACGGCAAGGGCATGGCGGGGCTGGCGCAGGTGCGCAAGGCGCCGGTGCAGACCTGCAACCTGAAGGAAGACGACACCGGCCGCATCAAGCCGGGCGCGAAGGCCGTGGACGCGCGCGCGGCGGTGGCGCTGCCCGTGCTGGACGGCGCTGGCCAGGTGCGCGCGGTGGTGGGCATTGCCTTCCTGACGGAGGGAGCGCTCCCCGCCGAGCGCGAGCAGGCGCTGATGACGGCCGCGGCCCGACTGCCGCTCACGGATGCTTGA
- a CDS encoding TVP38/TMEM64 family protein, translating into MLEPTRGLTPPGAARARAVAGWATFCALLLAFVLVPFALFGPDLDAVTQRYLAARPPAWQVALVLGGLLAGDILLPVPSSLVSTAAGGLLGFWGGLATNWAGMMVACAVGHGLGARAGTSALRRMTGEAEVERLARAYERLGPWFLLVFRAVPVLAEASVVFAGTSRMPRRSFFTVCALSNLGVAATYAALGATAAELESFLVLFAGMVLMPGLALAWVRSRVQTPSR; encoded by the coding sequence ATGCTTGAGCCCACACGGGGCCTGACGCCTCCTGGCGCCGCGCGGGCTCGCGCCGTGGCGGGCTGGGCGACCTTCTGCGCCCTGCTGCTGGCCTTCGTGCTGGTGCCCTTCGCCCTCTTCGGCCCCGACCTGGACGCGGTGACGCAGCGGTACCTCGCCGCACGGCCTCCCGCCTGGCAGGTGGCGCTGGTGCTGGGCGGGCTCCTGGCCGGGGACATCCTGCTGCCCGTGCCCTCCAGCCTCGTGAGCACCGCGGCCGGAGGGCTGCTGGGCTTCTGGGGCGGCCTCGCCACCAACTGGGCGGGGATGATGGTGGCCTGCGCGGTGGGCCATGGCCTGGGCGCCCGGGCGGGGACGTCCGCGCTGCGGCGCATGACGGGTGAGGCGGAGGTGGAGCGCCTGGCGCGCGCTTACGAGCGGCTGGGCCCGTGGTTCCTCCTGGTGTTCCGCGCGGTGCCGGTGCTGGCGGAGGCCTCCGTCGTGTTCGCGGGCACCAGCCGCATGCCCCGGCGGAGCTTCTTCACGGTGTGCGCCCTGTCCAACCTGGGCGTGGCCGCCACGTACGCGGCCCTGGGCGCCACGGCGGCGGAGCTGGAGTCCTTCCTCGTGCTCTTCGCGGGCATGGTGCTGATGCCGGGCCTCGCGCTCGCCTGGGTGCGCAGCCGGGTGCAGACCCCTTCACGCTGA
- the rdgC gene encoding recombination-associated protein RdgC, whose protein sequence is MPVLRGAVTFSRFRAEPAKEAPSDIKRWLTRGLKAHAFEPIDRKSEEERAAGFVELENADSIEFPTSRLYYGEYALFAFRIDSIKVPAAAMKAELTKWAAAFEKENDRPPSRGEKTQFKGEIRQMLRNRATPRTAVLDVAWNLKTQQVQIWAASRKTVDEIMVALESALSVKFTGMTPADHARTEGLDEASLGPTAELIGMDLPATAADEVTHGGA, encoded by the coding sequence ATGCCAGTCCTTCGTGGTGCAGTCACCTTCTCGCGCTTCCGGGCCGAACCGGCGAAGGAAGCGCCTTCCGACATCAAGCGCTGGCTCACGCGCGGCCTCAAGGCGCACGCGTTCGAGCCCATCGACCGCAAGTCCGAGGAAGAGCGCGCGGCCGGCTTCGTGGAGCTGGAGAATGCGGACTCCATCGAGTTCCCCACCAGCCGCCTCTATTACGGCGAGTACGCGCTGTTCGCCTTCCGCATCGACTCCATCAAGGTGCCCGCCGCGGCGATGAAGGCCGAGCTCACCAAGTGGGCCGCCGCCTTCGAGAAGGAGAATGACCGTCCGCCCAGCCGCGGCGAGAAGACGCAGTTCAAGGGCGAGATTCGCCAGATGCTGCGCAACCGCGCCACGCCCCGCACCGCCGTGCTGGACGTGGCCTGGAACCTGAAGACGCAGCAGGTGCAGATCTGGGCCGCCTCGCGCAAGACGGTGGACGAAATCATGGTGGCGCTGGAGAGCGCGCTGAGCGTGAAGTTCACCGGCATGACGCCGGCGGACCATGCGCGGACCGAGGGGCTCGACGAGGCCTCCCTGGGGCCTACGGCGGAGCTGATTGGCATGGACCTGCCGGCGACGGCGGCGGACGAGGTGACCCATGGCGGGGCGTGA